Proteins found in one Miscanthus floridulus cultivar M001 chromosome 4, ASM1932011v1, whole genome shotgun sequence genomic segment:
- the LOC136552819 gene encoding disease resistance protein RGA5-like, with protein MCTISSCADSSFVVVSVGEIMEGPPMAMVCYSMGAINSLVERITPLVENHPMTEHLLQDLQSLRAEFMDKFAGGRATAEQVKVWMKQVREMVYDIEDWIDLKKDFSESDMKQIEEFKGEIQEARSRCERHELLKQAPTSDAEPVYAGPREVPGRRLFWEEKPVLVGLNHSKPEILNHLENDQKELKVVSVHGRGAHGKTVLAKEIYGDICIKGQFECIAFVSVSRNSSTRTTLIEILRQVKSEVDAWQSWSSNDELLNEIITELWGFLRTKRYFICIDDIRSTQDSDVIICALPDNDLGSRILTTTRMEDIAISCSRRPDDVVYEMIPLDETDSKSLFCNSVYVQEEEWPDHFKESSKKMFEVCGGLPLAIIVTAGFLGRTSAELSLQSEKLNKTILSESDQFYSESQAMRKILDISFADLPLPLKSCFLYLTAFSGNYDIIKKDRLVRRWVAEGLIPERHGKSSWETGERFFDELISRRLIQPAFDGNDDQPIGCTVHGVVFDFLESLSSEENFITPGEELKSGLFPCETVRRVSLDCGDEDEGDTLISNTYCLFEQKSLVSSSCAEEEEDDDDAIFLQLSRVRSLAFSGDAGRRIPDLSAFKHLRLLDLEGTKGLKNKRLEGIGHLSLLRYLGLGGTDVTKLPQQIMELEQLATLDLRRTRVRRLPVLCRDTKLVSLLADELAITPREMRRMQNLEELSKVLTGPDGAFASELAGHVNKLGPLRMLGIRFSRMQRHSAADRQGVMRLLEELRKSNLQSLLLDNYPHPLLDLLVDSSAHNLQKFELRIRGCLPQVPQEIASLIAVTHLHINVEAVEAQGVRALGSLPNLVVLRLDLNSSPSMTVSSNDGFQCLKSLWCNSQYGGGKGMQFEAGAMPQLRRLRLELDAQGTRSKHDDFDIGIQHLPSLVQLHATIDWTNTALTASEVEAAENQIREQVSRSPNNPVLELNRRRQRYIAKPLEELVITVNSLQEWGKQIDPRKLVVVHFSAGWCPPSRKITPVFADLAKKFQNVVFLKVDVDVDEMSTVAKEFRVKGVPTFLFMKGGKVKDRVVGADKEELEEVLQEQVDLM; from the exons ATGTGTACCATTTCTAGTTGTGCAGACTCATCCTTCGTTGTTGTTTCAGTCGGAGAGATCATGGAGGGTCCGCCTATGGCTATGGTGTGCTACTCGATGGGGGCAATCAACTCCCTTGTCGAGAGGATCACCCCACTAGTGGAGAACCATCCCATGACCGAGCACTTGCTGCAAGATCTCCAGAGCCTTAGAGCTGAGTTCATGGACAAATTTGCCGGAGGACGGGCCACGGCTGAGCAAGTCAAGGTGTGGATGAAGCAGGTCCGGGAGATGGTCTACGACATAGAAGACTGGATTGATCTGAAGAAGGATTTCAGCGAATCGGACATGAAGCAAATTGAAGAATTCAAGGGCGAGATCCAGGAAGCTCGAAGCCGCTGCGAAAGGCACGAGCTTCTGAAGCAAGCCCCTACTTCTGATGCAGAACCTGTTTATGCTGGGCCTAGAGAAGTACCCGGCCGTAGATTGTTCTGGGAGGAGAAGCCTGTCCTCGTTGGTCTGAATCATTCAAAACCAGAGATTTTAAATCATCTGGAGAACGATCAGAAGGAGCTGAAGGTGGTTTCCGTACACGGAAGGGGAGCCCATGGCAAGACTGTTCTTGCTAAGGAGATATATGGAGACATCTGTATTAAAGGGCAGTTCGAGTGCATAGCTTTTGTTTCTGTCAGTCGGAACTCATCGACGAGGACCACACTAATCGAAATACTCCGCCAAGTGAAGTCGGAGGTGGATGCTTGGCAATCCTGGAGCAGCAACGACGAACTGCTCAATGAAATCATCACTGAACTTTGGGGATTCTTACGCACCAAGAG GTATTTCATCTGCATCGATGACATCCGGAGTACACAAGATTCAGATGTTATTATTTGTGCTTTGCCTGATAATGATCTTGGAAGTCGGATATTGACAACAACGCGCATGGAGGATATTGCCATATCATGCTCTAGACGTCCCGATGATGTTGTTTATGAGATGATCCCTCTTGACGAGACTGATTCCAAAAGCTTATTTTGCAATAGTGTATATgttcaagaagaagaatggccaGATCATTTCAAAGAATCTTCGAAGAAAATGTTTGAAGTGTGTGGTGGCCTGCCATTGGCCATAATTGTTACAGCGGGTTTTTTAGGGAGGACATCAGCCGAACTGTCGTTGCAGTCAGAAAAGCTTAACAAAACAATTTTATCAGAATCCGATCAATTTTATTCCGAGTCACAAGCAATGAGAAAGATACTGGACATCAGTTTTGCTGATCTACCTCTGCCTCTGAAGTCTTGCTTCTTGTATTTGACTGCTTTTTCAGGAAATTATGACATCATCAAGAAGGATCGTCTGGTAAGAAGATGGGTAGCTGAAGGACTTATCCCTGAAAGGCATGGGAAAAGTTCATGGGAAACAGGGGAGAGATTCTTTGATGAGCTTATCAGTAGGAGGCTGATCCAACCGGCCTTTGATGGCAATGATGATCAGCCAATTGGTTGCACTGTTCATGGTGTTGTATTTGATTTCTTGGAGTCTTTGTCATCCGAAGAAAACTTTATTACACCAGGTGAAGAGTTGAAGTCTGGACTATTTCCTTGTGAAACGGTTCGGCGAGTCAGTCTCGACTGTGGTGATGAAGACGAAGGTGACACCTTGATCTCAAACACATATTGTCTTTTCGAGCAGAAGAGTTTGGTGTCCTCAAGCTgtgctgaagaagaagaagacgacgacgatgcaaTCTTTTTGCAATTATCTAGGGTGCGGTCCCTTGCATTTTCTGGTGATGCTGGAAGGAGGATCCCTGATCTTTCTGCCTTCAAACATTTGCGGTTGCTGGATCTTGAGGGTACCAAGGGCTTGAAGAACAAACGATTGGAAGGCATTGGACATTTGTCTCTGCTGAGGTACTTAGGACTTGGCGGGACTGATGTCACCAAGCTGCCCCAACAAATCATGGAACTTGAGCAATTGGCTACCCTGGATTTAAGGCGAACAAGAGTGAGAAGATTACCAGTACTGTGTAGAGACACAAAGCTGGTATCTCTGCTCGCCGATGAATTGGCAATAACGCcgagagaaatgaggagaatgcAAAATTTGGAGGAACTATCAAAAGTTCTTACGGGTCCTGATGGGGCATTTGCTTCGGAACTAGCAGGGCATGTTAATAAGTTGGGACCTTTGAGGATGCTTGGGATAAGATTTAGTCGTATGCAGCGTCATAGCGCAGCTGATCGACAGGGAGTGATGCGTCTCCTTGAGGAGCTGAGGAAATCAAACCTGCAGTCCCTTTTACTTGATAATTACCCTCATCCTCTGCTTGACTTACTGGTTGATTCATCAGCCCACAACCTGCAAAAATTTGAGCTGAGAATACGCGGCTGCCTCCCGCAAGTTCCACAGGAGATAGCATCTCTCATAGCCGTCACGCACCTGCATATCAATGTTGAAGCAGTAGAAGCACAAGGTGTCCGTGCCCTGGGGAGCTTGCCTAACTTGGTCGTCCTGAGGCTAGATTTGAATAGCAGTCCAAGCATGACCGTGAGTAGCAATGATGGTTTTCAGTGCCTCAAGTCATTATGGTGTAACAGTCAGTATGGTGGTGGGAAGGGCATGCAGTTTGAAGCTGGAGCCATGCCACAGCTCCGAAGGCTTCGGCTAGAACTCGATGCCCAGGGAACAAGGTCCAAACATGATGATTTCGATATCGGTATCCAGCATCTACCTTCTCTCGTGCAGCTCCATGCAACCATTGACTGGACGAATACTGCTTTAACGGCTTCAGAGGTTGAGGCCGCTGAGAACCAGATCAGAGAACAAGTATCTCGGAGCCCCAACAATCCGGTACTGGAATTGAACAGAAGACGGCAGCGATATATTGCCAAGCCATTGGAGGAGTTGGTGATCACTGTCAACAGCCTTCAGGAGTGGGGCAAACAGATCGACCCCAGAAAGCTGGTGGTGGTTCATTTCTCCGCGGGGTGGTGCCCACCATCCCGCAAGATCACTCCTGTCTTTGCTGATCTAGCCAAGAAGTTCCAAAATGTTGTTTTCTTGAAGGTCGATGTCGATGTTGATGAAATGAGTACTGTTGCTAAGGAATTCAGGGTTAAGGGCGTGCCAACCTTCCTGTTCATGAAGGGGGGCAAAGTTAAGGATAGGGTTGTTGGCGCAGACAAGGAAGAGCTGGAGGAGGTGCTTCAGGAGCAGGTTGACCTGATGTGA